The following coding sequences are from one Triticum aestivum cultivar Chinese Spring chromosome 5A, IWGSC CS RefSeq v2.1, whole genome shotgun sequence window:
- the LOC123105699 gene encoding protein KTI12 homolog, translating into MALVVMCGQPCSGKSEAAACLAAALRSSVPDVTVRVIDESSLHLGRNESYKDMVVEKNLRGVLRSEVDRSVSRDGIIIVDSLNNIKGYRYELWCLARASGIRYCVFFCDTEVDHCRDWNVKRQEKGEPSYDNNIFEDLARRFERPDSRSRWDSPLFELFPSREEIVESSPVIAEAVSYLTKKVDSKTRDVKVLQPTIATQSVRTTEGNSLYEMDKATQEVVSAIVEAQSGGLGLAMNKISLGPDLPTINLQRSVGLPELRSLRRTFIKLAGQYSLSGRPPPTDADSAKRMFVDYLNREIGG; encoded by the exons ATGGCGCTCGTGGTGATGTGCGGGCAGCCGTGCAGCGGCAAGTCAGAGGCTGCAGCTTGTCTAGCTGCCGCTCTTCGCTCCTCCGTGCCTGACGTCACTGTCCGCGTCATTGACGAGTCATCGCTCCATCTTGGACGGAATGAAAGCTACAAAG ATATGGTTGTGGAGAAAAACTTAAGAGGAGTTTTGAGATCAGAAGTTGATAGGTCTGTGTCACGGGATGGCATAATCATCGTGGATTCTTTGAACAATATTAAG GGGTACCGATATGAGCTGTGGTGTCTTGCGCGTGCTTCGGGAATAAGATATTGTGTG TTCTTTTGTGATACAGAAGTGGACCATTGTAGGGATTGGAACGTCAAGCGTCAGGAGAAAGGAGAACCCTCATATGATAACAATAT ATTTGAAGATCTGGCAAGGAGATTTGAGAGGCCTGATAGTCGTAGCCGCTGGGATTCCCCTCTTTTTGAATTGTTTCCATCTAGAG AGGAAATTGTGGAATCTTCCCCTGTTATTGCTGAGGCTGTATCATATTTGACTAAGAAAGTGGATTCGAAAACAAGAGATGTGAAAGTTCTCCAGCCTACAATAGCTACTCAGTCT GTACGGACTACTGAGGGCAATTCGCTCTACGAGATGGACAAAGCAACACAG GAGGTGGTCAGTGCAATTGTGGAGGCACAGTCTGGTGGTCTTGGGCTTGCCATGAACAAGATTTCTCTTGGGCCTGACTTGCCAACT ATTAATCTTCAAAGATCGGTTGGCCTGCCCGAGCTACGGAGCCTCCGACGCACGTTCATCAAGCTGGCAGGGCAGTACAGCTTGAGCGGGCGACCCCCACCAACAGATGCCGACAGCGCGAAGAGGATGTTTGTTGACTACTTGAACCGAGAAATTGGTGGGTGA